A genomic window from Gossypium hirsutum isolate 1008001.06 chromosome D10, Gossypium_hirsutum_v2.1, whole genome shotgun sequence includes:
- the LOC107915152 gene encoding protein SHI RELATED SEQUENCE 6, which produces MLGLHNIFLIAPPPQENQQQQAPPPPPPPPQPFNQNYNLTDTNLWTLKRSTAQESIPVFQKKDGALNNVEEDDDDESGAAGGCFKVCRDCGNRAKKECGYSRCRTCCKSRGYDCATHVKSTWVPAARRKDRKVLVIGDDDGGGNGGWSSGSSSCGGKRQRVLNLTSNAASKSLNFEAGTCHQDSGFKESLPVRVQAPAVFRCIQVTAISDGESEIAYQATVNISGHVFKGFLYDHGVDVKNEFPCISKVVFESSSSGRDRDSSSPVVDPANTFAASGD; this is translated from the exons ATGTTAGGCCTCCATAACATCTTCCTTATAGCTCCACCACCACAGGAAAACCAACAACAACAAGCCCCACCGCCGCCGCCGCCACCACCACAACCCTTTAACCAAAACTACAACTTGACTGACACAAATCTTTGGACTTTAAAGAGAAGCACCGCCCAAGAATCAATACCGGTTTTCCAAAAGAAAGATGGAGCCTTGAataatgttgaagaagatgatgatgatgaaagtGGTGCTGCTGGTGGTTGCTTCAAGGTGTGTAGAGATTGTGGGAATAGGGCAAAGAAGGAGTGTGGATATAGTAGGTGTAGGACTTGTTGTAAGAGTCGAGGGTATGATTGTGCTACTCACGTGAAGAGCACGTGGGTGCCTGCTGCTAGGAGAAAAGACAGGAAGGTTTTAGTGATCGGGGATGATGACGGCGGCGGAAATGGTGGTTGGTCTTCCGGCTCCTCTTCTTGTGGTGGTAAAAGACAAAGGGTTTTGAATTTGACTTCAAACGCTGCTTCCAAGTCCTTGAATTTTGAAGCAGGCACTTGTCACCAGG aTTCAGGATTTAAAGAATCCTTACCGGTTCGAGTTCAAGCACCGGCGGTTTTCAGGTGTATTCAAGTGACAGCCATTAGTGATGGTGAATCAGAGATTGCATACCAAGCTACTGTGAATATAAGTGGCCATGTTTTCAAGGGGTTCCTATATGACCATGGAGTCGATGTGAAAAACGAGTTTCCTTGCATTTCGAAAGTCGTTTTTGAAAGCAGCAGCAGTGGAAGGGATAGAGATTCATCTTCTCCGGTCGTTGATCCAGCAAACACCTTTGCAGCCTCCGGTGACTGA